In Mycobacteriales bacterium, the following proteins share a genomic window:
- a CDS encoding glycosyltransferase: protein MSYRVSVAVSTYNRPDRVARLLSALAAQTLPAGEFEVVLYDDGSPAEALATVRELVAGVAYPLRLIEGGVNRGPATGRNEAWRATTAPIVAFTDDDCVPTPDWLRNGLTAFEDPAVHVAVGRIDPAPDQLHLLGPFSRTMYASDARFFATANCIYRRAALDTADGFDERFRRAAGEDTDLGLRVLAAGGQVRYVDEAVVHHDVRPSSLRAAARDAGGKWIDLALVIRKHPRVRRELMYRRIFWKKPHALLLLALAGVIAAPWEPLTLVALIPYLWHRLRTAPVTRGRMRRFATFPGALLIDAIEIVTMIRSGLRYRTFVL from the coding sequence TTGAGCTACCGAGTGAGCGTCGCGGTGTCGACGTACAACCGGCCCGACCGGGTCGCGCGGCTGCTGTCGGCGCTGGCGGCTCAGACGCTGCCGGCCGGGGAGTTCGAGGTCGTGCTCTACGACGACGGCTCGCCTGCCGAGGCGCTGGCCACCGTGCGTGAGCTCGTCGCGGGCGTGGCGTATCCGTTGCGGCTCATCGAGGGCGGGGTCAACCGCGGGCCGGCGACCGGCCGCAACGAGGCGTGGCGCGCGACGACAGCGCCGATCGTCGCGTTCACCGATGACGACTGCGTGCCCACCCCGGACTGGCTTCGCAACGGACTGACCGCGTTCGAGGATCCGGCGGTGCACGTCGCCGTCGGCCGGATCGACCCGGCACCTGACCAGCTGCACCTGCTCGGCCCGTTCTCCCGGACGATGTACGCCAGCGACGCGCGGTTCTTCGCCACCGCCAACTGCATCTACCGGCGGGCGGCACTCGACACGGCGGACGGCTTCGACGAGCGCTTCCGGCGCGCCGCCGGCGAGGACACCGACCTCGGGCTGCGGGTGCTCGCCGCGGGCGGACAGGTGAGGTACGTCGACGAGGCCGTCGTCCACCACGACGTGCGGCCGAGCAGCCTGCGAGCGGCGGCGCGCGACGCCGGCGGGAAGTGGATCGACCTCGCGCTCGTCATCCGCAAGCATCCGCGAGTACGTCGCGAGCTGATGTACCGGCGGATCTTCTGGAAGAAGCCGCATGCCCTGCTGTTGCTGGCGCTCGCCGGAGTGATCGCCGCACCGTGGGAGCCGCTCACGCTCGTCGCGCTCATCCCGTACCTGTGGCACCGGCTGCGTACCGCGCCCGTCACCCGCGGCCGGATGCGCCGGTTCGCGACCTTTCCCGGGGCGCTGCTGATCGACGCGATCGAGATCGTGACGATGATCCGCAGCGGGCTTCGCTACCGGACCTTCGTCCTCTGA
- a CDS encoding glycosyltransferase family 1 protein, whose amino-acid sequence MKVALDLTPTLSGVTGVARYAARLAEALPGQGVEVGGFAVGRGPGAAPPGTRRLRVPLRIVQPMWRSVGRPRAETLAGGADVVHSLDLALPPTRRPLVATIHDLAALDRPDLHPAGAADQLRRRLDSLASAAAVLAVSHATAAALKRYGVPADRVSVTPQAPTLSYDEVVAPDVSGPFLLAVGEITARKDYPTLIRALARPEAADLQLVMAGPMGFRGEEVSRLIEQLGLTGRVQLLGRVSDARLAGLYRCATALCFPSIIEGYGLPLVEAMAEGLPIVASDIDVSREVAGDAARYFPVGDDHAFAQALADVAGDPQLRADLGSVGRARSAELTWQRTAALTAAAYRAVA is encoded by the coding sequence GTGAAGGTCGCGCTCGACCTGACTCCGACTCTCAGCGGCGTCACCGGGGTGGCGAGGTACGCCGCCCGGCTGGCTGAGGCGCTGCCAGGGCAAGGCGTCGAGGTGGGCGGGTTCGCGGTCGGTCGCGGGCCCGGTGCCGCACCGCCCGGCACCCGGCGGCTGCGGGTGCCGCTGCGGATCGTCCAGCCGATGTGGCGCTCGGTCGGCCGGCCACGCGCCGAAACGCTGGCCGGGGGTGCGGACGTCGTCCACTCCCTCGACCTCGCGCTGCCGCCGACGCGGCGGCCGCTCGTCGCCACCATCCACGACCTCGCCGCCCTGGATCGGCCCGACCTTCACCCGGCCGGCGCCGCCGACCAGCTCCGGCGCCGGCTCGACTCGCTGGCGTCGGCGGCGGCGGTGCTCGCGGTGTCGCACGCGACGGCTGCGGCGCTGAAACGCTACGGCGTGCCGGCCGACCGGGTGAGCGTCACCCCGCAGGCGCCGACGCTGTCCTACGACGAGGTGGTCGCTCCGGACGTGTCCGGCCCCTTTCTGCTCGCGGTCGGCGAGATCACCGCCCGCAAGGACTACCCGACGCTGATCCGGGCGCTGGCGCGACCGGAGGCCGCCGACCTCCAGCTGGTGATGGCCGGACCGATGGGATTCCGCGGCGAGGAGGTGTCTCGGCTCATCGAGCAGCTCGGACTCACCGGTCGGGTCCAGCTGCTCGGCCGGGTCAGTGACGCCCGCCTCGCGGGGCTGTATCGCTGCGCGACCGCGCTGTGCTTTCCCAGCATCATCGAGGGCTACGGCCTGCCGCTCGTCGAGGCGATGGCAGAGGGCCTTCCGATCGTCGCGAGCGACATCGACGTCTCCCGTGAGGTCGCCGGCGACGCGGCGCGCTACTTCCCGGTGGGCGACGACCACGCGTTCGCCCAGGCGCTGGCCGACGTTGCCGGCGATCCTCAGCTGCGCGCCGACCTGGGCAGCGTCGGCCGGGCGCGCAGCGCGGAGCTCACCTGGCAGCGGACGGCGGCGCTCACCGCCGCGGCGTACCGGGCCGTCGCATGA
- a CDS encoding sugar transferase translates to MRVAAEQASTSRAYRRVAFRKRALDLVVGTVLSLFALPVIVLLAIGVAVSLRAWPFFVQTRSGWRDGEVTVVKLRTLAPSTPRYMDKHTLNIATMRLPWLCRVLRNTHLDELPQIFSVVTGSMSLVGPRPAMSTEVEPMAADYERARRSVRPGCSGMWQLSVASTDTATSSPRFDLFYLQHASTRLDIWIIVRTVGWMLGRATPIEIVDVPQWLLGPGLMSTEELRAVAEDSDLVLAAESRLSWTTEDWAPEPRHETRTTQPRPNVTSADALLASDGRWTLETL, encoded by the coding sequence GTGAGGGTGGCTGCCGAGCAGGCGTCGACCTCGCGTGCCTACCGGCGGGTCGCGTTCCGCAAGCGCGCGCTGGACCTGGTCGTCGGCACGGTGCTGAGCCTGTTCGCGCTGCCCGTGATCGTGCTGCTGGCGATCGGGGTGGCCGTCTCGCTGCGCGCCTGGCCGTTCTTCGTGCAGACCCGGTCGGGCTGGCGCGATGGCGAGGTCACCGTGGTGAAGCTGCGGACGTTGGCGCCCTCCACGCCGCGGTACATGGACAAGCACACCCTCAACATCGCGACGATGCGGCTGCCCTGGCTGTGCCGGGTGCTCCGCAACACCCATCTGGACGAGCTGCCGCAGATCTTCTCCGTCGTGACGGGTTCGATGAGCCTGGTCGGTCCCCGGCCGGCGATGTCGACCGAGGTCGAGCCGATGGCGGCCGACTACGAGCGGGCCCGGCGCAGCGTGCGCCCCGGCTGCTCGGGCATGTGGCAGCTGAGCGTGGCCTCGACCGACACCGCGACCAGCTCACCGCGCTTCGACCTGTTCTACCTCCAGCACGCCTCGACCCGGCTGGACATCTGGATCATCGTCCGGACCGTCGGGTGGATGCTCGGCCGGGCAACCCCGATCGAGATCGTCGACGTCCCGCAGTGGCTGCTCGGCCCGGGTCTGATGAGCACCGAGGAGCTGCGCGCGGTCGCCGAGGACAGCGACCTCGTCCTCGCGGCGGAGAGCCGCCTGAGCTGGACCACCGAAGACTGGGCGCCTGAGCCCCGGCACGAGACGCGGACGACGCAGCCGCGGCCCAACGTCACGTCGGCGGACGCGCTGCTGGCCTCAGACGGCAGATGGACGCTCGAGACGCTCTAG
- the rfbA gene encoding glucose-1-phosphate thymidylyltransferase RfbA: protein MKGILLAGGTGSRLWPITRAVSKQLVPVYDKPLIYYPLCTLMLAGIRDILVITTPQDADQFRRLLGDGSDLGLRLEFAVQPKPEGLAQAFLIGADFVGGEPVALVLGDNIFHGAGLGTELSQLDVDGGHIFAYQVARPSDYGVVELDADGRPVSIEEKPVAPRGSHAVPGLYFYSPDVVDIARTLRPSERGELEITAINDEYLRQGRLTVTVLARGTAWLDTGTFASLVQASEFVRVIEERQGLKVGCPEEAAWRNGWITDDDLRAHAEQLRKSGYGEYLLTLLDRAG from the coding sequence ATGAAGGGAATCCTGCTCGCGGGTGGCACGGGCTCGCGCCTGTGGCCCATCACGCGGGCAGTGTCCAAGCAGCTCGTGCCGGTCTACGACAAGCCGCTCATCTACTACCCGCTGTGCACGCTGATGCTGGCCGGGATCAGGGACATCCTCGTGATCACGACGCCGCAGGACGCCGACCAGTTCCGGCGCCTGCTCGGCGACGGCAGCGACCTCGGGCTGCGACTGGAGTTCGCGGTGCAGCCGAAGCCCGAAGGTCTGGCGCAGGCGTTCCTGATCGGCGCGGACTTCGTCGGCGGCGAACCGGTCGCGCTCGTGCTCGGCGACAACATCTTCCACGGCGCCGGCCTCGGCACCGAGCTGTCGCAGCTCGACGTCGACGGCGGCCACATCTTCGCCTACCAGGTCGCGCGGCCGAGCGACTACGGCGTCGTCGAGCTGGACGCCGACGGCCGACCGGTGAGCATCGAGGAGAAGCCGGTGGCGCCGCGCGGCAGCCACGCGGTGCCGGGCCTGTACTTCTACTCGCCGGACGTGGTGGACATCGCCCGCACGCTGCGGCCGAGCGAGCGCGGTGAACTGGAGATCACCGCGATCAACGACGAGTACCTGCGCCAGGGCCGCCTCACGGTCACCGTGCTCGCCCGCGGCACCGCCTGGCTCGACACCGGAACGTTCGCGAGCCTGGTGCAGGCGTCCGAGTTCGTGCGGGTGATCGAGGAGCGCCAGGGCCTGAAGGTCGGCTGCCCCGAAGAGGCGGCGTGGCGCAACGGCTGGATCACCGATGACGACCTGCGCGCCCACGCGGAGCAGCTGCGCAAGAGCGGGTACGGCGAGTACCTGCTGACCCTGCTCGACCGGGCCGGCTGA
- a CDS encoding glycosyltransferase family 1 protein, translating into MIHLALDARSVQERPMGGVGRVTARVVPQLLDRVEIELLTAAERPKLDWELPQHAMATPWPGVASGWLQGPAARWLRGFDGIFHCPWYALPLRQHVPMVVTLHDLTFEHFPQWFGPRHRWPYRIQARWAARTARVVVTVSNVVADDIMRTYGVPAARIVVAPNAADPTFGPERDASAALRSLGVSNDYVVAIAGAARRNLPVAMAAWRAARAEHPIDLVVVGTDDVPDEPGVFGGRPDDEGWAAILANARALVYPTLYEGFGLPALEAAASGTPVVCAPVGSLPEVLGEAAVWCESPAVPAITAGLLRLLDSPGYAEEVRAAGLRRAAEHPSWADCADAYYEAYRLASS; encoded by the coding sequence ATGATCCACCTCGCCCTCGACGCACGCTCGGTCCAGGAGCGGCCGATGGGCGGCGTCGGACGGGTGACCGCGCGGGTCGTGCCCCAGCTGCTGGACCGGGTGGAGATCGAGCTCCTCACCGCCGCCGAACGCCCGAAGCTCGACTGGGAGCTGCCGCAGCACGCCATGGCCACCCCCTGGCCCGGCGTGGCGAGCGGATGGCTGCAGGGACCGGCGGCCCGCTGGCTTCGTGGCTTCGACGGGATCTTCCACTGCCCGTGGTACGCGTTGCCGTTGCGCCAGCACGTCCCGATGGTCGTGACGCTGCACGACCTGACCTTCGAGCACTTCCCGCAGTGGTTCGGGCCGCGGCATCGCTGGCCCTACCGGATCCAGGCGCGATGGGCGGCGCGAACGGCCCGCGTCGTCGTCACCGTGTCGAACGTCGTCGCCGACGACATCATGCGCACCTACGGCGTGCCGGCGGCCCGCATCGTCGTCGCACCCAACGCGGCGGACCCGACGTTCGGTCCCGAGCGTGACGCGAGCGCCGCGCTGCGCAGCCTCGGGGTGAGCAACGACTACGTCGTCGCGATCGCCGGCGCGGCACGCCGCAACCTGCCGGTGGCGATGGCGGCCTGGCGTGCCGCCCGTGCCGAGCATCCGATCGACCTGGTCGTGGTCGGCACCGACGACGTGCCCGACGAGCCGGGGGTCTTCGGCGGCCGGCCCGACGACGAGGGCTGGGCGGCGATTCTGGCCAACGCCCGGGCGCTGGTCTACCCGACGCTCTACGAAGGGTTCGGGCTTCCGGCCCTCGAAGCCGCCGCCAGCGGTACGCCGGTGGTGTGCGCGCCGGTCGGTTCGCTGCCGGAGGTGCTCGGCGAGGCCGCCGTGTGGTGCGAGTCGCCCGCGGTTCCCGCGATCACCGCCGGCCTGCTCCGGCTGCTGGACTCGCCCGGCTACGCCGAGGAGGTCCGCGCCGCCGGGTTGCGGCGGGCCGCCGAGCACCCCTCCTGGGCGGACTGCGCCGACGCCTACTACGAGGCCTACCGGCTGGCGTCGAGCTGA
- the rfbC gene encoding dTDP-4-dehydrorhamnose 3,5-epimerase → MDVEALDVPDAWVCRPTVHADSRGDFLEWFRADLLRAATGRRFEVMQANHSRSRAGVLRGVHFADVDPGQAKLVYCPQGAVLDVVVDVRVGSPTFGRHAAVLLDETERRAVFISEGLGHAFYALQDNSSVCYLMTSVYDPTAEHAVSPVDPALALPLPTEHPLVVSDRDAQAPTLAEAEAAGTLPTYEACRARYAELSDG, encoded by the coding sequence GTGGACGTCGAGGCGCTCGACGTGCCGGACGCGTGGGTCTGCCGCCCAACGGTCCACGCCGACTCGCGCGGGGACTTCCTGGAATGGTTTCGCGCCGACCTGCTGCGCGCCGCGACCGGGCGTCGCTTCGAGGTGATGCAGGCGAACCATTCGCGTTCCCGCGCCGGCGTGCTGCGAGGCGTCCACTTCGCCGACGTCGATCCCGGCCAAGCCAAGCTGGTCTACTGCCCGCAGGGCGCCGTCCTCGACGTCGTCGTCGACGTCCGCGTGGGCTCGCCGACGTTCGGCCGGCACGCGGCGGTGCTGCTCGACGAGACCGAGCGTCGCGCGGTGTTCATCTCCGAAGGCCTCGGACACGCCTTCTACGCGCTCCAGGACAACTCGTCGGTCTGCTACCTGATGACGTCGGTCTATGACCCCACCGCCGAGCACGCCGTCTCGCCGGTCGACCCGGCGCTCGCGCTGCCGCTGCCGACCGAGCACCCGCTCGTCGTCTCGGACCGCGACGCACAAGCGCCGACCCTCGCCGAGGCCGAGGCGGCCGGGACGCTCCCGACCTACGAGGCCTGCCGGGCGCGCTACGCCGAGCTCAGCGATGGCTGA
- a CDS encoding acyltransferase, producing the protein MARRRVRRFRRRVRLAASWQGSTVVLDVHRDVSISRSVVIDVWPSTTSRLTIGKGAQIGDAVRLSLRGGELEIGERSDLRRFGTYQVDGVLRIGAGCVMSTGMQVHCAERVEVGDMTIIGEYTTIADSRHLRTAADEPIHDAVTTAPVSIGRNIWMGAHVVVASGTTIGDGAFVGAGAVVTTDVDAGWLVAGVPAKPIRALAVETGAR; encoded by the coding sequence GTGGCCCGACGCAGAGTCCGCAGGTTCCGCCGGCGGGTGCGCCTCGCCGCGTCGTGGCAGGGCAGCACCGTGGTGCTCGACGTCCATCGAGACGTCTCGATCTCGCGGTCGGTCGTCATCGACGTCTGGCCCTCGACGACCAGCCGGCTGACCATCGGCAAAGGCGCGCAGATCGGCGACGCCGTACGGCTGTCGCTGCGCGGCGGCGAGCTCGAGATCGGTGAGCGAAGCGACCTTCGCCGGTTCGGGACCTATCAGGTCGACGGGGTGCTGCGGATCGGCGCCGGGTGCGTGATGTCGACCGGGATGCAGGTGCACTGCGCGGAGCGGGTCGAGGTCGGCGACATGACGATCATCGGCGAGTACACGACCATCGCCGACTCCCGGCACCTGCGGACCGCCGCCGACGAACCCATCCACGACGCGGTGACCACGGCGCCCGTGTCGATCGGGCGCAACATCTGGATGGGTGCACACGTCGTGGTCGCGAGCGGCACGACGATCGGAGACGGGGCGTTCGTCGGCGCCGGCGCCGTCGTGACCACCGACGTCGATGCGGGCTGGCTGGTTGCCGGCGTTCCGGCCAAACCCATCCGGGCTCTCGCGGTCGAGACCGGCGCGCGGTGA
- a CDS encoding glycosyltransferase, translating to MDARDALGRVDVCIPVHDPDPAYLKALLDSLCRQTHRDFDVLISDDSERPALDPIVAAYKTQLSLRVHREPPGQGMVHNWNCAVGLGSAPYVVLTGQDDELADEALEVHLTELAADPALVATGSERSFVDAAGRPTDRGVRVNDRTRIYRTSERYRLDRHTLTLLSLRNGNVFGEPSTVMFRRSAYEAIGGFSSRYEHAVDVDFALRLSAEGDLSYLARPLARFRRHETSQTHRNIRSGTTSIERVRLIEDHADSGGLSADERARCVAAAAVHCVHDAMRAMLVRSPQALKVNLRLLRRLWAMGIRPRYFFAMVLEALTGRNQDRR from the coding sequence ATGGACGCTCGAGACGCTCTAGGCCGCGTCGACGTCTGCATTCCCGTTCACGACCCAGATCCGGCTTACCTGAAGGCGCTGCTCGACTCGCTGTGCCGGCAGACCCACCGCGACTTCGACGTCCTCATCTCCGACGACAGTGAGCGGCCGGCGCTCGACCCGATCGTGGCGGCGTACAAGACGCAGCTGAGCCTGCGGGTCCACCGCGAGCCGCCCGGTCAGGGCATGGTCCACAACTGGAACTGCGCGGTCGGTCTGGGGAGTGCGCCCTACGTCGTGCTCACCGGTCAGGACGACGAGCTCGCCGACGAGGCGTTGGAGGTGCATCTGACGGAGCTCGCGGCCGACCCTGCACTCGTCGCGACCGGTTCGGAGCGAAGCTTCGTCGATGCGGCCGGGCGGCCGACCGACCGCGGGGTCCGGGTCAACGACCGGACCCGGATCTACCGGACGAGCGAGCGCTACCGGCTCGACCGGCACACCCTGACGCTGCTGTCGTTGCGCAACGGCAACGTGTTCGGCGAGCCGTCGACGGTGATGTTCCGGCGGTCCGCCTACGAGGCGATCGGCGGGTTCAGCTCGCGCTACGAGCACGCCGTCGACGTGGACTTCGCGCTGCGGCTGAGTGCCGAAGGCGATCTCAGCTACCTGGCCCGCCCGCTGGCGCGCTTCCGCCGGCACGAGACGTCACAGACGCACCGCAACATCCGGTCCGGTACGACGTCGATCGAACGGGTGCGGCTCATCGAGGACCACGCCGACTCCGGCGGCCTGTCGGCCGACGAACGGGCTCGCTGCGTCGCGGCGGCGGCCGTTCACTGCGTGCACGACGCGATGCGCGCGATGCTGGTGCGCTCGCCGCAGGCGCTGAAGGTGAACCTGCGGCTGCTGCGCAGGCTGTGGGCGATGGGCATCAGGCCGCGCTACTTCTTCGCGATGGTGCTCGAGGCGCTGACCGGGCGCAACCAGGATCGGCGCTAG
- a CDS encoding glycosyltransferase, which produces MAEPSRLAIVHEWVDDRAGSVKVFKELAETFPSADLYALSRDPQTTVSFGKRELHTSPLDRPLLRELRGPTLPLMPLAWRALGRGTHDSVITSHHAFAHTNRLARRAHLVYVHAPARYLWTPEIDGRGANPALAPVRDALKRIDRRAAKRVTSYAANSSEVASRIERFWGREARVIHPPVQVEFFAEPAATQPTRDYLLGVGRWVPYKNLPLVIETADRARLPVKIAGDGPDRERIVAAAQRASVPVELVDAPSDEALRELYRNAAALVFPTIEDFGIVPVEAQAAGTPVVTIGTAGVLDTVVAGRTGVFADSLAPGALAEAVAAAARLSPSDCRANAERFSASSFRAQIRAWAAEFGIGEAS; this is translated from the coding sequence ATGGCTGAGCCGAGCCGGCTTGCGATCGTTCACGAGTGGGTCGACGATCGCGCCGGCTCGGTGAAGGTCTTCAAGGAGCTGGCCGAGACGTTCCCCAGCGCCGACCTGTATGCGCTGAGCCGGGATCCGCAGACCACCGTGTCGTTCGGCAAGCGTGAGCTCCACACCAGCCCACTCGACCGCCCGTTGCTGCGCGAGCTCAGAGGCCCGACCCTGCCGCTCATGCCGCTCGCCTGGCGAGCCTTGGGGCGCGGCACGCACGACAGCGTCATCACCTCGCATCACGCGTTCGCCCACACCAACCGGCTGGCTCGCCGCGCGCACCTGGTCTACGTCCACGCCCCCGCCCGCTACCTCTGGACCCCCGAGATCGACGGGCGCGGCGCGAACCCGGCGCTGGCGCCGGTGCGCGACGCCCTCAAGCGGATCGACCGCCGGGCGGCCAAGCGGGTCACGTCGTACGCCGCGAACAGCTCGGAGGTCGCCTCGCGGATCGAACGGTTCTGGGGGCGCGAGGCGCGGGTGATCCATCCGCCGGTGCAGGTCGAGTTCTTCGCCGAACCGGCCGCCACCCAGCCGACGCGGGACTACCTGCTCGGGGTCGGTCGGTGGGTGCCCTACAAGAACCTGCCGCTGGTCATCGAGACCGCCGATCGGGCCAGGCTCCCCGTCAAGATCGCCGGTGACGGCCCCGACCGGGAGCGGATCGTCGCAGCCGCCCAGCGCGCCTCGGTTCCCGTCGAGCTGGTCGACGCGCCGAGCGACGAAGCGCTGCGCGAGCTGTATCGCAATGCGGCGGCGCTGGTGTTCCCCACGATCGAGGACTTCGGCATCGTCCCGGTCGAGGCGCAGGCCGCCGGGACCCCGGTCGTGACGATCGGGACCGCCGGCGTCCTCGACACCGTCGTCGCCGGCCGCACCGGCGTGTTCGCGGACTCACTCGCCCCCGGTGCGCTTGCCGAGGCGGTCGCCGCGGCGGCCCGGCTGAGCCCGTCGGACTGTCGCGCCAACGCCGAACGGTTCTCGGCGTCGTCGTTCCGGGCCCAGATCCGGGCGTGGGCGGCCGAGTTCGGGATCGGCGAGGCTTCCTAG
- a CDS encoding ABC transporter ATP-binding protein, which produces MTGYERPARMSKAIRFENVSKRYVLGHEATLLSRLVPRRRQGLTEVWALRDVSFEVERGETVAIIGANGSGKTTTLRLLAGVSAPTSGHLRVEGSVAPLIGIGVGFNPELTGRENVFVNARLLGLSADQVNRAFDSIVAFSELEAYLDTPVKFYSSGMFLRLGFSVAVHTSPELLVLDEILAVGDAAFQAKCNERIRAMREGGTTVVLVTHNLNLAAKMAKRAMVLSRGSLVFDGDSVEAVGEYHKILSAIRDVEDDPAPSDDGQVALGRADVGIDLRDSDGESTRSLVSGQPFSVVVTIEFSEVTRDPCIGLAIRPADGHDLAMSVFTLPGDYRGEHGPGRPLVATIEMDNRLLTRSYTVHAEVFDVDRTLLGRSTFESFYVKSTSKAFGTTDLGARITINGSVMSSQLVEQ; this is translated from the coding sequence GTGACCGGCTATGAGCGGCCGGCACGGATGAGCAAGGCGATTCGGTTCGAGAACGTCAGCAAGCGCTACGTGCTGGGCCACGAGGCGACGCTGCTGTCCCGGTTGGTGCCGCGTCGGCGGCAGGGGCTCACCGAGGTGTGGGCGTTGCGCGACGTGTCGTTCGAGGTCGAGCGCGGTGAGACCGTCGCGATCATCGGAGCGAACGGGTCGGGCAAGACGACCACGTTGCGGCTGCTGGCGGGCGTGTCGGCGCCCACGTCCGGTCACTTGCGGGTCGAAGGCAGTGTGGCGCCGCTCATCGGCATCGGGGTCGGCTTCAACCCGGAGCTGACCGGCCGCGAGAACGTCTTCGTCAACGCTCGGTTGCTCGGCCTCAGCGCCGACCAGGTCAACCGGGCCTTCGACTCCATCGTCGCGTTCAGCGAGCTCGAGGCCTATCTCGATACGCCGGTGAAGTTCTACTCGTCGGGGATGTTCCTGCGGCTCGGCTTCTCGGTTGCCGTCCACACGAGCCCCGAGCTGCTGGTGCTGGACGAGATCCTCGCGGTCGGCGACGCCGCCTTCCAGGCCAAGTGCAACGAGCGGATCCGGGCGATGCGCGAGGGCGGCACGACCGTCGTACTCGTGACCCACAACCTCAACCTGGCCGCGAAGATGGCCAAGCGCGCGATGGTGCTCTCCCGCGGGTCGCTGGTCTTCGACGGCGACTCGGTGGAGGCGGTCGGCGAGTACCACAAGATCCTGTCCGCGATCCGCGACGTGGAGGACGACCCCGCCCCGTCCGACGACGGGCAGGTGGCGCTCGGGCGAGCTGATGTCGGGATCGACCTGCGCGACTCCGACGGCGAATCCACCCGCAGCCTGGTGTCGGGTCAGCCGTTCTCCGTCGTCGTCACGATCGAGTTCTCCGAAGTGACCCGCGACCCGTGCATCGGCCTGGCGATCCGGCCGGCCGACGGCCACGACCTCGCCATGTCGGTGTTCACCCTTCCCGGCGACTACCGAGGCGAGCACGGCCCGGGCCGACCGCTGGTCGCCACCATCGAGATGGACAACCGCCTGCTCACCCGCAGCTACACGGTGCACGCAGAGGTCTTCGACGTCGACCGGACGCTGCTCGGTCGCAGCACGTTCGAGTCGTTCTACGTCAAGTCGACGAGCAAGGCGTTCGGTACGACGGACCTCGGCGCGCGGATCACGATCAACGGCTCGGTCATGTCGAGCCAGCTCGTCGAGCAGTGA
- a CDS encoding sulfotransferase — translation MGEERASLSVVRRTVSQLAAAAHTRHSAPFDPAGSPWFERAIFVTGAPRSGTSWLHQMLTTHPDVATAGEMHAFCEGLGGIFANFDSADPYMNLSTWVTRAELLTLAREFVDGVLTAATRNGQENATRVLDKTPNHAQSAALLAEVYPDATFVQIIRNPRDAISSARDLWSGWNARLRDWSASAADWCATVADCRTHLGPLRYHEVRYEDLLAEPVPTLTAIMAAVGLRHDEAFVADVVEFSKAPVNVRPSDPRISADKWSDIEADAEQQIVDVAGDLMVELGYLDEASRAAILARRSARRTAVTLGRRGVRAAQSAGRRTSTAGLAAAQRLRNRQTSGAVMTVTREVIAAATAGDEPGVRRLLAPSAELRTADGVTHGSLAVAAGLCAALKDAQVIPFVADETAAAVEVVRPDSPRIHQRFYVSDGRVEKVIVEGSAS, via the coding sequence GTGGGTGAGGAACGCGCGTCGCTGTCCGTCGTGCGGCGCACTGTCAGCCAGCTCGCCGCGGCGGCGCACACCCGGCACAGCGCACCGTTCGATCCCGCCGGCAGCCCGTGGTTCGAACGCGCCATCTTCGTCACCGGCGCACCGCGAAGCGGCACCAGCTGGCTCCATCAGATGCTGACGACGCACCCCGACGTCGCGACCGCGGGCGAGATGCACGCGTTCTGCGAAGGACTCGGCGGCATCTTCGCCAACTTCGACTCCGCCGACCCGTACATGAACCTCTCCACGTGGGTCACCCGGGCCGAGCTGCTGACCCTCGCTCGCGAGTTCGTCGACGGCGTGCTCACCGCGGCGACCAGGAACGGCCAGGAGAACGCCACCCGGGTCCTGGACAAGACGCCCAACCACGCGCAGAGCGCCGCCCTGCTCGCCGAGGTCTATCCCGACGCGACGTTCGTGCAGATCATCCGCAACCCGCGCGACGCCATCAGCTCGGCACGGGACCTGTGGAGCGGGTGGAACGCGCGGCTTCGCGACTGGTCGGCGAGCGCGGCGGACTGGTGCGCGACGGTGGCTGACTGTCGTACGCACCTCGGGCCGCTGCGCTATCACGAGGTGCGCTACGAGGATCTGCTCGCCGAACCCGTCCCGACGCTGACCGCGATCATGGCGGCCGTCGGGCTGCGTCACGACGAAGCGTTCGTCGCCGACGTGGTGGAGTTCAGCAAGGCGCCGGTCAACGTCCGGCCGTCGGATCCGCGGATCTCCGCCGACAAGTGGTCGGACATCGAAGCGGACGCCGAGCAGCAGATCGTGGACGTCGCGGGCGATCTGATGGTGGAGCTCGGCTACCTCGACGAGGCGTCGCGAGCGGCGATCCTCGCCCGCCGATCCGCGCGGCGCACCGCGGTCACGCTCGGCCGGCGCGGCGTGCGCGCCGCCCAGTCGGCCGGGCGGCGTACCAGCACTGCCGGCCTCGCGGCGGCCCAGCGGTTGCGCAACCGGCAGACGTCCGGCGCGGTCATGACGGTGACGCGCGAGGTGATCGCCGCAGCGACCGCGGGCGACGAGCCCGGCGTACGCCGGTTGCTCGCACCCTCCGCCGAGCTGCGCACCGCCGACGGCGTCACCCACGGCTCCCTCGCCGTCGCCGCCGGACTGTGCGCGGCACTCAAGGACGCCCAGGTCATCCCGTTCGTCGCCGACGAGACGGCCGCCGCCGTCGAGGTGGTGCGGCCCGACTCGCCGCGCATCCACCAACGGTTCTATGTCTCCGATGGCCGCGTCGAGAAGGTCATCGTCGAAGGCTCCGCCTCGTGA